From Brochothrix thermosphacta DSM 20171 = FSL F6-1036, a single genomic window includes:
- a CDS encoding potassium channel family protein produces the protein MVKYREEDENYAVIGLGRFGGSICETLIDLGKEVLAIDINEERVNVYANIATHAVIGNSMDENVLNNLGIRNFDHVVVAIGEDVEASILITLLLKEMGVKHVTVKAQNESHGKVLSKIGADRIVFPERDMGRRIAHYIASRNVIDYLELSHEYSLVELSVANPRFKERTLIDLRVRSEYGLNVVAIRRAGVMIVNPEPTEYIKVNDTLMVIGADTDIERLKEKLD, from the coding sequence TTGGTAAAATATCGTGAAGAAGATGAAAACTATGCGGTGATCGGCCTTGGTCGTTTTGGCGGTAGTATTTGTGAAACGTTGATTGATTTGGGGAAGGAAGTTCTCGCAATTGATATCAATGAAGAACGGGTGAATGTGTATGCAAATATTGCAACACATGCGGTTATCGGAAACTCAATGGATGAAAATGTATTGAATAACTTAGGGATACGTAACTTTGACCATGTTGTTGTGGCAATTGGTGAGGATGTTGAAGCCAGTATCTTAATCACTTTATTGCTGAAAGAAATGGGCGTTAAACACGTTACTGTTAAGGCTCAAAATGAAAGTCATGGTAAAGTTTTATCTAAAATCGGTGCCGATCGTATTGTCTTTCCTGAGAGAGATATGGGACGACGCATTGCGCATTATATAGCGTCACGTAATGTGATAGACTATTTAGAATTAAGTCATGAGTATAGTTTAGTAGAGTTATCAGTTGCTAACCCTCGCTTTAAAGAACGAACATTGATCGATTTGAGAGTGCGCTCTGAATATGGCCTTAATGTTGTTGCTATTCGCCGTGCAGGTGTTATGATTGTAAATCCTGAACCCACAGAATATATCAAAGTGAACGATACTTTGATGGTTATTGGTGCGGACACAGACATTGAACGATTGAAAGAGAAACTAGATTAA
- a CDS encoding response regulator transcription factor encodes MISVMLVDDHEMVRMGVSAYLAVQSDIEVVGEAENGKIGVAKALALKPDIILMDLVMDEMDGIEATREIMSAWPEAKIIIVTSFIDDEKVYPALEAGAKSYLLKTSAAREIANAIRMTYKGDSVLEPEVTGKMMKRLTRVQETPLHEELTKREKEILLLITKGKSNQEIADELFITLKTVKTHVSNILSKLNVQDRTQAVIYAFKHQLVE; translated from the coding sequence TTGATTAGTGTAATGTTAGTAGATGATCATGAAATGGTACGAATGGGTGTTTCTGCTTATTTAGCTGTTCAATCAGATATCGAAGTGGTTGGTGAAGCTGAAAACGGAAAAATAGGTGTCGCAAAAGCATTGGCATTAAAACCTGATATTATTTTAATGGATTTAGTGATGGATGAGATGGATGGTATCGAGGCAACTCGTGAGATAATGTCAGCCTGGCCTGAAGCGAAAATAATCATTGTCACAAGTTTTATTGATGATGAGAAGGTTTATCCGGCATTAGAGGCAGGTGCTAAATCGTACTTGTTAAAAACATCAGCAGCACGAGAAATCGCTAACGCTATCAGAATGACTTATAAGGGCGATTCAGTATTGGAGCCTGAGGTAACCGGTAAAATGATGAAACGTTTAACACGCGTACAAGAAACACCTCTACATGAGGAATTAACCAAGCGTGAGAAAGAAATCTTATTGTTAATCACTAAAGGTAAGTCTAATCAAGAAATTGCAGATGAGTTGTTTATTACACTGAAAACAGTTAAAACACATGTCAGCAATATATTATCTAAACTAAATGTACAAGATCGTACACAAGCGGTTATTTATGCATTTAAACATCAACTCGTTGAGTAG
- a CDS encoding sensor histidine kinase has translation MSLFKGGIIIGLLAMVGMTLGTLITLIATTSLTLNQVFWKQAYFGLPLGVLLIVVAVVIGVVIGGVVATNIRKQLDNVERQIRVANPLVENKETERTSDFKEIQWIQRSITELQERYQRQVLASQQLSEQSEGGLSAKTKEEILMNERQRLARELHDSVSQQLFAATMMLSAVNETVDDSTLPPMIAKQLEMIEKTINESQSEMRALLLHLRPVLLEGKSLQQGIEGLLRELQSKLPLEMTWKIEPIAFQPALENHLFRVVQELISNTMRHAKANHLSVYFGQVKNVAILRVVDDGKGFEVKDFNANPGSYGLQNVHERINEIGGTLKIISFPNKGTSVEIKIPIVEGDSID, from the coding sequence ATGAGTTTGTTCAAAGGCGGAATTATCATTGGTCTTTTAGCAATGGTTGGCATGACTTTAGGGACCCTAATCACGTTGATTGCAACAACATCATTAACACTTAATCAAGTATTTTGGAAACAAGCCTATTTTGGTTTACCACTCGGTGTTTTATTAATAGTAGTAGCTGTTGTAATTGGTGTTGTCATTGGAGGCGTCGTCGCAACGAATATTCGTAAACAATTGGATAATGTCGAACGACAAATTCGTGTGGCTAATCCTTTAGTTGAAAACAAAGAAACTGAGCGAACGAGCGATTTTAAGGAAATACAGTGGATTCAACGTTCAATTACAGAGTTACAAGAGCGTTATCAACGTCAGGTGCTTGCCTCACAACAACTTTCTGAGCAATCAGAAGGCGGATTGTCTGCGAAAACAAAAGAAGAGATATTAATGAATGAACGTCAGCGTTTGGCTCGTGAATTACATGACTCGGTTAGCCAACAGCTCTTTGCTGCAACGATGATGTTATCGGCTGTCAATGAGACGGTTGATGACTCAACATTGCCACCGATGATCGCCAAACAGTTAGAAATGATTGAAAAAACGATTAATGAATCGCAATCTGAAATGCGTGCGTTATTATTACACCTTCGTCCTGTTTTGCTTGAAGGAAAATCATTGCAACAAGGAATTGAAGGTTTATTGCGTGAGCTACAATCTAAATTACCTTTAGAGATGACTTGGAAAATTGAACCGATTGCGTTTCAACCCGCTTTGGAAAATCATTTATTTCGGGTTGTTCAAGAATTAATTAGCAATACAATGCGGCATGCAAAAGCAAATCACTTAAGCGTCTATTTTGGACAAGTTAAAAATGTTGCTATTTTACGTGTCGTTGACGATGGTAAGGGTTTCGAAGTGAAAGACTTCAATGCTAATCCAGGTTCATATGGACTTCAAAATGTTCATGAACGAATCAATGAAATTGGTGGGACTTTAAAAATTATTAGTTTTCCTAATAAAGGGACGAGTGTTGAAATAAAAATTCCGATTGTAGAAGGTGATTCGATTGATTAG
- the liaF gene encoding cell wall-active antibiotics response protein LiaF, with the protein MKGKRQLYARLLMIFMLATVVELLFQRSLFILLIVGFSLVFLMHRRNKLNHTRQRSFLFWAGVVCIILAIGGTISFRIGVLIVLIVFIRHLLKMKRTADLISVQIKEAEAIHKDTVVSKNKIIGEYHFGESPFEWNDINIQFGIGDVIIDLGNTVLPPGENTAIIRGLVGDMRIVVPVDVGVALDYSAFSGQLNYPESDAVKTLRQETLVHYSENYHEATYKIKLVVSVIVGELEVMHV; encoded by the coding sequence ATGAAAGGTAAACGCCAACTTTATGCACGATTACTAATGATCTTTATGCTTGCAACAGTCGTTGAATTGCTTTTTCAACGCAGTTTGTTCATATTGTTAATTGTTGGCTTTTCACTTGTTTTTTTGATGCACCGCCGCAACAAATTAAATCATACAAGACAGCGTAGTTTTCTGTTTTGGGCAGGTGTAGTGTGTATTATATTAGCGATTGGTGGAACGATTAGTTTTCGTATTGGTGTTTTAATTGTTCTAATCGTCTTTATTCGTCATTTGTTGAAGATGAAACGCACAGCTGATTTAATATCAGTTCAAATAAAAGAAGCTGAAGCTATTCATAAAGATACTGTTGTATCAAAAAATAAAATAATTGGTGAGTACCATTTCGGTGAATCACCATTCGAATGGAATGATATCAATATTCAGTTTGGTATTGGTGATGTGATCATCGATTTAGGGAATACAGTGTTGCCCCCAGGTGAAAATACAGCGATAATTCGAGGTCTTGTTGGTGATATGCGTATTGTTGTACCAGTAGACGTTGGCGTAGCATTAGATTATTCTGCATTTTCTGGTCAACTGAATTATCCTGAAAGTGATGCTGTGAAAACGCTGAGACAGGAAACGCTTGTGCACTATTCCGAAAATTACCATGAGGCAACTTATAAAATTAAACTAGTTGTTTCGGTTATTGTTGGTGAACTTGAGGTGATGCACGTATGA
- a CDS encoding CvfB family protein, producing MENYGQTKYLGTTLKVVVKNMDEKNIFVADGYEDVYKLPREYLKEDQTVELEEELEVFILNDQDQSVVATTIIPKVQIGRYSWGEVVAVRRDLGVFVNIGLPKDIVVSMDDMPPLKQIWPKKGDRLLLSLRVDQKDRLWGVLATEEVIKTTIKKAAPELKNTDISGTIYRLIRSGSFLITDEAYLAFVHETERDIEPRLGEYVNGRVVAVRPDGSLNISLRKRAHEALGEDAGMIEAYLVRMDGEMPYTDKSSPDEIKAKFGISKAQFKRALGQLMKGRKITQADGWTKLVAPVSETETEVTTEDEGE from the coding sequence ATGGAAAATTACGGACAAACAAAATATTTAGGTACAACGCTTAAAGTTGTTGTGAAAAATATGGATGAAAAAAATATATTTGTAGCAGATGGTTACGAGGATGTTTACAAATTACCACGCGAATATCTAAAAGAAGATCAAACAGTTGAACTTGAGGAAGAGTTAGAAGTCTTTATTCTAAATGATCAAGATCAAAGTGTTGTAGCGACAACAATTATTCCAAAGGTACAAATTGGTCGTTATAGCTGGGGTGAAGTTGTAGCTGTTCGTCGTGATTTAGGTGTGTTTGTAAATATTGGTTTACCAAAAGATATTGTTGTATCAATGGATGATATGCCACCACTTAAACAAATATGGCCTAAAAAAGGTGATCGTTTACTGCTGTCATTACGAGTTGATCAAAAAGATCGTTTATGGGGCGTTCTTGCAACAGAAGAAGTTATTAAAACGACAATCAAGAAAGCGGCTCCTGAATTGAAGAACACTGATATTTCAGGAACTATTTATCGCTTAATTCGTTCTGGAAGCTTCTTAATTACTGACGAAGCTTATTTAGCATTTGTGCATGAAACAGAACGTGACATTGAACCGCGTTTAGGCGAATACGTTAATGGACGTGTTGTAGCTGTTCGTCCGGATGGATCTTTAAATATATCATTGCGTAAACGTGCGCATGAAGCATTAGGCGAAGATGCAGGTATGATTGAAGCTTACTTAGTTCGTATGGATGGTGAAATGCCTTATACTGACAAATCATCACCTGATGAAATTAAAGCTAAATTTGGTATTAGTAAAGCGCAATTTAAACGCGCGTTAGGCCAACTAATGAAAGGCCGTAAAATTACGCAAGCTGATGGGTGGACGAAACTTGTTGCACCTGTAAGTGAAACTGAGACAGAGGTTACTACTGAAGACGAAGGTGAATAA